A window from Myripristis murdjan chromosome 11, fMyrMur1.1, whole genome shotgun sequence encodes these proteins:
- the LOC115367593 gene encoding cathepsin L1-like: MSNYMHSVCVVLLFTSGVLGQSSSALNKQWEEWKVKHQKVYNNQSESLYRREVWEKNLQLVLRHNQEASAGQHTFTMGLNHLADMTAEEVNEKLNGFKMKDPNHFRNWTSKQVSDAPIPSSVDWRKECMVSPVQNQGYCGSCWAFSAVGALEGQMKKKTGSLIPLSPQNLVDCSTNDGNNGCCGGFMTSAYKYIIENGGIDSEQSYPYEEKRGKCRYTSEGKAGECFGFQVLPQGDENILQYIVATVGPISAAINANLRTLHFYEGGVYNDPDCHNYILNHAILIVGYGTDQGEDFWLVKNSWGTGWGEAGYLRLARNNNLCGIAEFAVYPEVNCL, translated from the exons ATGTCAAACTA catgcacagtgtgtgtgtggtgctgcttTTCACCTCGGGGGTTCTTGGTCAGTCTTCCTCTGCATTAAACAAACAATGGGAGGAATGGAAAGTCAAGCATCAGAAGGTTTATAATAAtcag agtGAGAGCCTGTACAGGAGGGAGGTCTGGGAGAAGAATCTGCAGCTGGTGCTGAGACACAACCAGGAGGCCTCAGCAGGACAGCACACCTTCACGATGGGACTCAACCACTTGGCTGACATG acagcagaggaagTCAACGAGAAGCTGAATGGCTTTAAGATGAAAGACCCAAATCATTTTAGAAACTGGACCTCCAAGCAAGTGAGTGATGCACCAATACCCTCAAGTGTGGACTGGAGGAAGGAATGCATGGTCAGTCCAGTCCAAAACCAG GGGTATTGTGGGTCATGCTGGGCATTCAGTGCTGTAGGAGCGCTTGAGGGccagatgaagaagaaaacagggTCCCTCATCCCGCTGAGCCCGCAGAACCTGGTGGACTGCAGCACCAACGATGGGAACAATGGCTGCTGTGGGGGATTTATGACATCAGCCTACAAATATATCATCGAAAATGGAGGCATCGACTCGGAGCAGTCTTACCCCTATGAAGAGAAG CGAGGGAAATGTCGCTACACCAGCGAGGGAAAGGCCGGAGAATGCTTTGGTTTCCAGGTCCTTCCTCAAGGAGATGAGAACATTCTGCAGTACATTGTGGCGACAGTGGGGCCAATCTCTGCTGCTATTAACGCCAACCTGAGGACCTTACATTTCTACGAAGGAG gtgtATACAATGACCCGGACTGCCATAATTACATACTAAATCATGCTATACTGATTGTGGGCTATGGTACAGACCAAGGAGAGGACTTCTGGCTTGTGAAAAACAG CTGGGGAACTGGATGGGGAGAAGCAGGATACCTTCGACTTGCCAGGAACAACAATCTCTGTGGCATTGCTGAGTTTGCAGTTTACCCTGAAGTAAATTGCCTCTAG
- the LOC115367590 gene encoding uncharacterized protein LOC115367590 isoform X1, whose product MRRLLGPAQALWLLRTTNTQSLVCRPHHKQVMEEDKPCALISELWSEHAYLKELSDLLKQHFHTISYREFLQNPALHAPKIQAIFMWAPSSAAEPSLLRSLPSLKVIANGGAGIDHLDLPFIASLGVKVTNTPGVVSDATADIGMGLLLASARKIVQGHQVAVDPKTNNLSSNLMGFEVTGSTLGIIGMGHIGYKIAQRGKGFEMKILYYNRSRRSDEDERAVGATYCENMDDLLRRSDFVMLAVNLTPETTGLIGQRELSLMKPTATLVNVSRGLVVDQDALVKALQSGTIHAAALDVTHPELLPRDHPLLGLLNVLITPHVGTDTYQTTRRMVEVMVENARAAVNGLPIPNEVKPQ is encoded by the exons ATGAGGAGACTGTTGGGCCCAGCACAAGCTCTCTGGCTTCTTAGAacgacaaacacacagagtctcGTGTGCCGGCCACATCACAAACAG GTGATGGAAGAGGACAAGCCGTGCGCTCTGATCTCAGAGCTGTGGAGCGAGCATGCCTACCTGAAGGAGCTGAGTGACCTGCTGAAACAACACTTCCACACCATCAGCTACAGAGAGTTCCTCCAAAATCCTGCTCTTCATGCCCCTAAAATCCAGGCTATTTTCATGTGGGCCCCAAGTTCTGCAGCTGAGCCCTCACTGCTTCGATCCCTTCCCTCCCTGAAGGTGATCGCCAATGGAGGTGCGGGCATCGACCACCTGGATCTGCCGTTCATCGCCAGTCTTGGGGTGAAGGTCACTAACACACCGGGTGTGGTCAGCGATGCCACTGCAGATATTGGAATGGGTTTGCTTCTGGCATCAGCACGGAAGATTGTCCAGG GTCACCAAGTAGCTGTGGACCCTAAGACTAATAATTTATCATCCAATCTGATGGGATTTGAAGTCACAGGATCCACTCTGGGAATCATAGGAATGGGACACATTGGCTACAAAATAGCCCAAAGAGGCAAAGGCTTTGAGATGAAGATCCTGTATTACAACCGGAGCAGAAG AAGTGATGAAGATGAGAGGGCGGTGGGGGCGACTTACTGTGAGAACATGGACGACCTGCTGAGGAGGTCGGACTTTGTCATGTTGGCTGTGAACCTGACCCCTGAAACCACAGGTCTCATCGGCCAAAGAGAGCTGTCTCTTATGAAGCCCACAGCAACTCTGGTCAATGTTAGCAGAG GTCTGGTTGTGGACCAGGATGCCCTGGTCAAAGCTCTGCAGTCTGGGACGATTCATGCAGCAGCCTTAGACGTGACTCACCCTGAACTTTTACCAAG GGATCATCCTCTCCTCGGCCTGCTGAATGTGCTGATAACCCCTCATGTTGGCACCGATACCTACCAAACAACAAGGAGGATGGTGGAGGTGATGGTCGAAAATGCCCGGGCTGCAGTGAATGGCCTGCCAATCCCAAATGAAGTGAAACCTCAATGA
- the LOC115367590 gene encoding uncharacterized protein LOC115367590 isoform X2, protein MRRLLGPAQALWLLRTTNTQSLVCRPHHKQVMEEDKPCALISELWSEHAYLKELSDLLKQHFHTISYREFLQNPALHAPKIQAIFMWAPSSAAEPSLLRSLPSLKVIANGGAGIDHLDLPFIASLGVKVTNTPGVVSDATADIGMGLLLASARKIVQGHQVAVDPKTNNLSSNLMGFEVTGSTLGIIGMGHIGYKIAQRGKGFEMKILYYNRSRSDEDERAVGATYCENMDDLLRRSDFVMLAVNLTPETTGLIGQRELSLMKPTATLVNVSRGLVVDQDALVKALQSGTIHAAALDVTHPELLPRDHPLLGLLNVLITPHVGTDTYQTTRRMVEVMVENARAAVNGLPIPNEVKPQ, encoded by the exons ATGAGGAGACTGTTGGGCCCAGCACAAGCTCTCTGGCTTCTTAGAacgacaaacacacagagtctcGTGTGCCGGCCACATCACAAACAG GTGATGGAAGAGGACAAGCCGTGCGCTCTGATCTCAGAGCTGTGGAGCGAGCATGCCTACCTGAAGGAGCTGAGTGACCTGCTGAAACAACACTTCCACACCATCAGCTACAGAGAGTTCCTCCAAAATCCTGCTCTTCATGCCCCTAAAATCCAGGCTATTTTCATGTGGGCCCCAAGTTCTGCAGCTGAGCCCTCACTGCTTCGATCCCTTCCCTCCCTGAAGGTGATCGCCAATGGAGGTGCGGGCATCGACCACCTGGATCTGCCGTTCATCGCCAGTCTTGGGGTGAAGGTCACTAACACACCGGGTGTGGTCAGCGATGCCACTGCAGATATTGGAATGGGTTTGCTTCTGGCATCAGCACGGAAGATTGTCCAGG GTCACCAAGTAGCTGTGGACCCTAAGACTAATAATTTATCATCCAATCTGATGGGATTTGAAGTCACAGGATCCACTCTGGGAATCATAGGAATGGGACACATTGGCTACAAAATAGCCCAAAGAGGCAAAGGCTTTGAGATGAAGATCCTGTATTACAACCGGAGCAGAAG TGATGAAGATGAGAGGGCGGTGGGGGCGACTTACTGTGAGAACATGGACGACCTGCTGAGGAGGTCGGACTTTGTCATGTTGGCTGTGAACCTGACCCCTGAAACCACAGGTCTCATCGGCCAAAGAGAGCTGTCTCTTATGAAGCCCACAGCAACTCTGGTCAATGTTAGCAGAG GTCTGGTTGTGGACCAGGATGCCCTGGTCAAAGCTCTGCAGTCTGGGACGATTCATGCAGCAGCCTTAGACGTGACTCACCCTGAACTTTTACCAAG GGATCATCCTCTCCTCGGCCTGCTGAATGTGCTGATAACCCCTCATGTTGGCACCGATACCTACCAAACAACAAGGAGGATGGTGGAGGTGATGGTCGAAAATGCCCGGGCTGCAGTGAATGGCCTGCCAATCCCAAATGAAGTGAAACCTCAATGA